The following DNA comes from Acidobacteriota bacterium.
GATTACCGTCGTGACGTTGAGCGACTCGCGCGCCTGCGTCCACAGGGCTTGCAATGTATACAGCGCGCTGCCGTCAGCTTGGATGTTGATGACTGCGCGCTCAGGGCAGGCGATGGCCGCGCCGGTCGCGCACGGCAAGCCCAGGCCAATTGCGCCGCCGGGTTGGGTCAGATACGAATGCGGCGGCGCACCTTGCGAAGCGGCCAGGTACGAACCGCTGCTGGTGTTGCCTTCGTCCATGATGATGGCGTTGGGCGGTTGCACGGCGGCGACGGCGGCGCACAACGTTTCGGGCGTCAGTTGGCCGACGGGTTTGGTCGGGCGCGGGCGCGGCGGATTGAAGACCTCCAGCGGCGCATTGACCGCTTCGGCCAGCGCTTCGAGCGCGGCGACGGCGTCTTCGTGCGGTTCGGCCAGCACGTGCTGCTGTTGATCTTCTGAAATGAAATAGCTGGGCAAGCCGGGGTAGCCGAAAAACGAAACCGGCGTTTTGGCGCCCGCCAGAATGACCGTGCTGAACGGTTCGAGCGCGGCCAGCGCCTGTTCGGGGAAATACGGCAGCCGTTCGACACTGGGCAAATGCGGCGCGCGTTCCAGCCGTGCCGGGAAAGTTTCGCAGAGCAGCTTGCAGCCGGTGGCGGCGGCGATGCGCGCGGCGGCTTGCAGGCCGCGGTGTTTGAGCGCATGCCCGCCCAGGAACAACACGGTCGGTTGATTCTGTTGCAGCAATTCGATGGCGCGCGTGAGTTCTTCTTCTTCCACGCGCGCCGGCAGCGGCGCAGTGTTAAACAAGCGCGTCAGTCCACTGGCCGGTTCCAACTGGCAATCGTGCGGCACGATCAGCGTCGAGATATAGCCGGGATGCGCCGTGGCCGCCGCGATGGCGTCGGTCAAATCGCTGGCCAGTTTTTCGCCCGAGCGATTGCGACGCAACCAGTGCGAGACGGGCCGCGCCAGCGATTCAATATCGGAATTGAGTGGCGGGTCGGCGCCGATGTGCCAGGTCGCGTGTTCGCCGATCAGGTTGACGATGGGCGAACGCGCGCGCCGCGCATCGTGCAAATAGGCGATGCCGTTGGCGAAACCCGGCCCCAGATGCAACAGTGTCAACGCTGGCTTTTCGGCCATGCGCGCATAACCATCCGCCGCGCCCGTGCAAACGCCTTCAAACAGACAGAGCACGGCGCGCATCCCTGCGACTTCGTCGAGCGCGCGCACGAGCGGCATTTCGGTCGTGCCCGGATTGGCAAAACAGACTTCGATGTCCGCCTTGAGGGCGGTGTGAATCAGACTCTCGGCTCCATTCATAATTTCTCGTGTCGTGGGGGCACTTTGGGGCGGTACCGCGCGCGTGAGCAAGCGGCCACCTCGCCGACGGCCGCTTGCTCACGCGTGCGGTACCGTTAGCACGGCGTGCTGGCATCAATTTGTTTCCACCGCCCCGCCGCGCGCAAATACGTTTTGCCGCAGGTCAGGTCGCAATGTTCGCGCCCTTCTTTGGGTTTGTCACAGCAGTATTCCGTCGCAATCAAATCGGGCGACTGATCGCCGTTCAGGTCGAGCGCCATGATGACATTTGGCAGCGCTGCGCCTTTGGGCAAATCCGCCGCGTTGAGCAAGCCGCGATTGAGCGCGCGGGCCTGCGGGTTGGCCGGATAGATCACACAGACCTGAAAGGGCGCGTAGCTGCCTTCGATGCGGCCCGGCACCGCCAGCACGGCGTCAACATAGGCAGCTTGCGTCAACGGCTCGAATTCGATTTCCCATTGCTTGGGCAACGACTCGCTGCATGGGTTCTCGACAAGTTTCGCGTTGGTGATGCGGGCTTCAAGCGCGGGCAAGGCGCTGCTCAAGGCCAGGATCGTGACCGTGCCGCCCGGTTTCGGCGGCGTTTTGAAAACGACATTGCTCAATTGCAAGACGCGGCTTTGCGCATCATCGGGGCGCTGCAACGGCACAATAACCGCGTTCAAGACCGCTGGCTCTAACGCCAGTGCGGGGATTTCTGCAACCGCCACTGGCGCCGCGTTTGGAGAAAGTTGCGCCACGGGCGGAGGCGCCGTTTGTGGCGGCGCAGGTTCGTGCCCACCACAGGCGCAAGTTAAAATAAGCAATGACCAACCAAGCCAACTCGAAATAGCCTTCATTGATCCCCAGGGAATGGCGAAGCCTTTGGAGTGCGCGCGGCACAGGCCGCCGCTTTGGTAATCCTTTAATCCGTCGCATGCGAGGGCATACCAAAGCGGCGGCCTGTGCCGCGCGCACTCCAAAGACGCTCCGCGTCGGAAGAAGCAGAAATTGCAGTTATTTTGGCGGCATGCGCAACGCGCCATCCAGCCGGATGACTTCGCCGTTGAGCATTTCGTTTTCAATAATATGCCGCGCCAGCGCCGCATACTCGCGCGGTTGACCCAGCCGCGCAGGGAACGGCACCTGCGCGCCCAGCACCTTTTTCACGTCTTCGGGCAAACCGGCCAGCAATGGCGTGTCGAACAGGCCCGGCGCAATCGTCACCACGCGAATGCCCAGCCGCGCCAGGTCGCGCGCAATCGGCAAGGTCATCCCGACGATGCCGCCTTTCGACGCCGCATACGCCACCTGCCCAATTTGTCCGTCAAACGCCGCCACCGAAGCCGTGTCGACCAGCACGCCGCGTTCGCCACTGGCCTTCGGCTCTTGTTGCGACATCTGCGCCGCCGCCAGCCGAATCACGTTGAAGGTGCCGATCAAATTGACCTCGATGATTTTTTTGAACGAGGCCAGTGCGTGCGGCCCGTCTTTGCCGACCGTCTTTTCGGCGCCGCCAATACCCGCGCAACAGATCGCGCCGTGCAAGGCGCCGAAGGTTGAAACCGCCGTGGCGACAGCCTGCTGCACCGCCGCTTCATCCGCCACATTCGTTTGCACGAAGCGCGTCTGCGCGCCGAGTTCAGCCGCCAATGCCGCGCCCTTGTCAGCATTGATGTCGGCGATGACCACGTTGCCGCCCGCTTCGGCCAACAACCGCGACGTCGCGCCGCCCAACCCGGATGCGCCGCCCGAAACTAAAAATGTATTGCCTTGTATTTGCATATTGGTAGTCAGTAGTCAGTAGTCAGTAGTCAGTAGTCAGTAGTCAGTAGTCAACGGGCGGTTGTAATTAACCGGCTACCGACTACCGATTACCGGCTACTTCATTCTCTCAACAATGGTGCAAGTCGCCATGCCATGCCCAGCGCA
Coding sequences within:
- a CDS encoding acetolactate synthase large subunit — encoded protein: MNGAESLIHTALKADIEVCFANPGTTEMPLVRALDEVAGMRAVLCLFEGVCTGAADGYARMAEKPALTLLHLGPGFANGIAYLHDARRARSPIVNLIGEHATWHIGADPPLNSDIESLARPVSHWLRRNRSGEKLASDLTDAIAAATAHPGYISTLIVPHDCQLEPASGLTRLFNTAPLPARVEEEELTRAIELLQQNQPTVLFLGGHALKHRGLQAAARIAAATGCKLLCETFPARLERAPHLPSVERLPYFPEQALAALEPFSTVILAGAKTPVSFFGYPGLPSYFISEDQQQHVLAEPHEDAVAALEALAEAVNAPLEVFNPPRPRPTKPVGQLTPETLCAAVAAVQPPNAIIMDEGNTSSGSYLAASQGAPPHSYLTQPGGAIGLGLPCATGAAIACPERAVINIQADGSALYTLQALWTQARESLNVTTVICNNHSYRILGLELKRAGVQEFGPVAQSLIALAPPAIDWVQLAQGLGVPAVRVRTADELVAQLERALAEPGPHLIEAWL
- a CDS encoding SDR family NAD(P)-dependent oxidoreductase — its product is MQIQGNTFLVSGGASGLGGATSRLLAEAGGNVVIADINADKGAALAAELGAQTRFVQTNVADEAAVQQAVATAVSTFGALHGAICCAGIGGAEKTVGKDGPHALASFKKIIEVNLIGTFNVIRLAAAQMSQQEPKASGERGVLVDTASVAAFDGQIGQVAYAASKGGIVGMTLPIARDLARLGIRVVTIAPGLFDTPLLAGLPEDVKKVLGAQVPFPARLGQPREYAALARHIIENEMLNGEVIRLDGALRMPPK